Proteins found in one Haemorhous mexicanus isolate bHaeMex1 chromosome 23, bHaeMex1.pri, whole genome shotgun sequence genomic segment:
- the TNFRSF1B gene encoding tumor necrosis factor receptor superfamily member 1B, protein MGPRRALLPEPIPALIPAMIPVLISVLMPALMGTAAGREYSLPYTPQLAQCNDPSTEFYDEELNKCCSQCPPGQYRTGSCSHTVDTKCSPCRPKTYTAIWNHSPQCFACSPPCRKGFVQNQTCTRSQDRICSCPPHKYCVSKLDEYCEMCRTHKKCGKGYRVSRRGTDSTDTECEPCPPGTFSPGESYNTSCTPHTICKSVAVPGNSRNDTVCSDSGTATVLPHTILNLLVTQSPASHKAEIITQPVMLNSVPGLSHITGAVAGPLVLILIIGILGYCLVSKKKALVYSAAAKEADLPFSPPEKQCDKKVRDTELQNSRNSEQEQQHLLETSGSSSSILNPTGSATISVISKENYENKNSGGFQQQHSPPEGSQFLSGDRHSSASSEHSGNGGTQVNVTCIVKLCRPDCSSQCPEQRSSTSRDYGHTPWGSPAGEETLLSKEENALNKETEIHIAVENEDNLLQDLLPEEKKVPLGIQDAGMKTS, encoded by the exons ATGGGGCCGCGCCGGGCGCTGCTCCCGGAGCCCATCCCGGCGCTGATCCCGGCCATGATCCCGGTGTTGATCTCGGTGTTGATGCCCGCGCTGATGGGCACCGCGGCCGGGCGg GAATATTCATTACCTTACACACCACAGCTTGCACAATGCAACGATCCCAGCACTGAATTCTATGATGAAGAACTTAATAAATGCTGCAGCCAGTGCCCTCCAG gtCAGTATaggacagggagctgcagtcacACTGTGGACACcaagtgcagcccctgcagacCTAAAACGTACACAGCCATCTGGAATCATTCTCCACAGTGCTTTGCCTGCTCACCACCCTGCAGGAAAG GGTTTGTACAGAATCAAACATGCACTAGGTCCCAGGACAGGATCTGTAGCTGCCCACCCCACAAGTATTGTGTTTCCAAGCTGGATGAGTACTGTGAAATGTGTAGAACACATAAAAAATGTGGCAAAGGTTACCGGGTTTCCAGAAGAG GGACagacagcacagacacagaatGTGAACCTTGTCCTCCTGGCACGTTTTCCCCTGGGGAATCCTACAACACCAGCTGCACACCCCATACCAT TTGTAAATCagtggctgtccctgggaacagcaggaatgACACTGTTTGCAGTGACTCAGGAACAGCCACAGTTCTGCCTCACACCATTTTGAACCTACTTGTCACCCAAAGCCCAGCTTCCCACAAAGCTGAAATAATAACTCAACCTGTCATGTTAAACTCTGTACCTGGCCTGTCCCACATCACTG gagcAGTAGCAGGGCCATTGGTTTTGATCCTGATAATTGGTATTTTGGGGTATTGCTtagtctcaaaaaaaaaag CCCTTGTGTACTCTGCAGCAGCTAAAGAGGCAGATTTG cctttttcccctccagaaAAACAGTGTGACAAAAAAGTCAGAGATACAGAATTGCAGAACTCCAGGAATTCTGAACAGGAACAACAGCATCTCTTGGAAACTTCTGGGTCCAGCAGCAGTATCCTGAATCCAACTGGATCTGCAACCATCAGTGTAATAAGTAAAGagaattatgaaaataaaaactcaggaggatttcagcagcagcattcaCCTCCTGAAGGTTCTCAGTTCCTGAGTGGAGACAGACACAGCTCTGCGAGTTCAG AACATTCTGGGAACGGAGGAACGCAGGTGAATGTGACGTGCATTGTTAAATTGTGTAGACCagactgcagctcccagtgccctgaGCAGAGGAGTTCAACCAGCAGGGATTATGGGCACACTCCCTGGGGTTCCCCAGCAGGGGAAGAAACCCTcctttcaaaagaagaaaatgccttgaacaaagaaactgaaattcacATTGCAGTGGAAAATGAGGACAATTTACTTCAAGACTTACttccagaagaaaagaaggTTCCTCTGGGTATTCAAGATGCTGGGATGAAAACCAGTTAA